Genomic window (Macrobrachium rosenbergii isolate ZJJX-2024 chromosome 48, ASM4041242v1, whole genome shotgun sequence):
GagagataattttcaaaatacactGACTGAGAGCTGAGAATCAAAATAACTTTCCAGTCACGACTTAGTTCGGTTGTTTAACTGTTGTTCTTCACTTTCCTTTCTGTGATCAACACAAAAGTCCCCATTTTTGTTCATCCAGGGGCCACATCTCCAGATCCTGCTGGTCTGGAATAAAATAGTCTGTTTTTCCTGCTTTGCCGACCTTCAGGCAATTTCGTCAGCTTCTTAGAATCcacagtaatgtttatttttaacggGAATGTATGTACATGGAAATGCACTCATTCGCTTTtaacagattgtaaaaaaaaatctgtttgggTGTGTTTCGAAAGTCACCAAAACACAAgctcctgttgttgttgtttcactgAATGCTTGCGTTGTAGTCTCGTTGTTCACTCGTTGTTTttcaaaggggaaaaatatttcaaattatttgtgGTTTTCTGAGCGGTAATGTTTTTAAGTCTTATTTCACTTCCAAAGCATGTTTCTGACTCCATTCCAGAGATTGTAGCAGGTCCCTTTGCGTTCTCGTGGTTCAATCTTTGTTATTATCGATGTTATGATTCATTTCATTCTGTTGATGTTTTATAGCGGGAATGTTTTTAGATTCTTGAGTTTTTATTCACTTCGTCACTTGTTATGTCCTTCGCTCTGTTTCAGCCGTCGACGTTTTGTAGTGGGAATGTTTTTAAActcttgtgtgtgtatgctaaTTGTTCGTTCGTCACGCTGCACTTTTATTTACGTCTTCTGTGGATCCCATTATACTCGGCACCATTTATGTTATGCTTTCTTATTTGTCTTTCGTTTTATTCTTGTTTGGGTGCTAATGTGATGACaaagttctttttttatgtttctttaccaccttctgttatgcttttattcaTTGCCCATGTAAggaagtttattaatttttacagttagatgctttatcgtttctggctttttTGTTTTAGTAATCTTGAGTCTCAGGAGACTTTAGAaatatttgttgagcttatttacttcattaacactGATAGTTGAAATATGACagtaattatttacaagttaaGTGAATCGATGTGTGAGTCGATGTAAGAGTCAGAGTGTGAGCCTGGCTTTCTTGAATCTGGTTaacaacccacaactggtgaggcctaCGACATCACTCTTCTAAAACTCCTCTCTCTGCTTCTATCTgctgttctctgtctctctccttctcttccttcccttttggAATGCTCCCCCCCTAAAACAGGTAGGCAACGCTTTCTGTCCAgctataaatttaagaattgtagacGTCTAATTGGCTGAAGACTTATCTAAGGACTTCCTCTAGGTGTAAGTAGATGAACTAACCCCTCTTTAGTAGGTGGGACTAATTACGTCACTGGGAATCTTGATTTCCGGCTAGATTTGCACAGGTGAACTTTACAGGTGAGCGTGTTTATGGCATTCCTTTATGATTTCGATGGTGATTAATCTTCACCAATGCCGTGCCAATAGTTTGGCTATTTAGTCATTGCAATCCTGCTTCGATCGTCATTCCTTCAACGATTTCAGCAGATTATACTGCTTCcctgtttgtgattgtctcagcATAACACATCCTGTTTGCATTtctctcatctcctctctctctcaccatctctcttctctctctctcttgtatctcatttaattattattctatttctctctctcccatcttatctctctctctctctctctctctatgtcactggttctcttctcagttctttttctctctgttatatttacattattcatatatcattacatcATTACAGTAAATTCCgacacggaatcttcaattccaggccacgtgggcccatCCTTAACCATcagccatctttgatttgtgagttccattagaaattccattgttataaaatccacattttgcaaaaatatttatccaTCTCTTTCTTTGTCCACGCTGAATTTTATCTATATGTTTTGCACCTCGccgcatttttaaagtaataaacctttaattcttaactgagtaggatatttCTCAGGTAAAGCCCATCTAGTATTcttgtaaatttgttttattaacgAATATACATGGTGGACTAaagttcctctttcattcattttcggaAAACCATGGTGGGGTGGGAACTATTAAGCAGGTAAAAGCCAGACACATGGTCAAGACGACCCCATGACTCACCCACTGacggcagatgtcacgagaccagaagtaaacattggaGTACTATTAGCCACTTGCGAGCTAAGGGTTGTTTTGATAacagagaataacaatttctttccctcCCCACGCATAACCTCGGCAGTTCCGGACTGCCTccgtgcatgttataagattaagcatttttttcttaCCCTCGTGTGTTGGAGactttaatattcgataggatcgatgAACTGTTTTCATTATGCCGCACTTAAAACTATTCAACAGTGCAAGGAAAACtactttacacaccataagtgtataacccggtaagccttttctttttttattagttctgcagcatctctccgcaacataaaatatacaaaaagcttacattagcttgggctaatttttcgttcattaagaaccactaagtctattcagacatattaacagaTACCCTGAAGattgtcttactcagacatattaatttttaactgaaatttgtcttactcagacatattaatttctaACTGAGTCATTTCAGACAACTTGAAATTTGTGTTATTCAGAcacatttcattcattctgaacaattgagtgtttcagattgatcttatccagacatattaattttaacagtcttttcagacaccctgagatttgccttattcagacattaacTTTACCtgagagtcttttcagacaattgagatttgtcttattcagacatatcaatttaTGTTCATTCTGAAgaactgagtgtttcagacacctgaaatttaagtcttttcagccAACTGAGTCTTTgcagacaactgagtcttttcacaCAACTcgagtctcttcagacacctgAAACTTAAGTCTTTtcaaacaactgagtcttttcagacaacttgaatctgttcatttcgaacaatattgagtctcatCAGACATATTGAACCCGTTCCCtcaaacagccctgagtcttttcagacatatttgatttccTAACAGGTCAAGCCCATTTAAGcgttatttcaagatgtctatgacatccagagtccagcaaaatgaggacctcaaattctacatgtccgagggaaaggacatgggactatcaggacaggCCCTGAGAGAATAGGTCCAAGAGAGGGTAGATGGTGCCAAGGCGGAAAGGGAGGCAGATGGAagagcccaggagaaacgagaagagaaggaaaagcaggagaaggagaaagaaagaaaagcccaggagaaacaagaagaggcagaaagacaggagaaggagaagaaaaggctaGCCGAGGacaaacgagaagaggcagaaagacaggagaaggagaaggaaaggccagctcaggagaaacgagaagaggcagaaagacatctaagaagagaaaaagaaagacattagaggggagaaagaaagagctcatcagcttgcaatggcagctcacgacagacacaacacaccaacaccctctcctcactaaaccctcagcagtgtaggcaccctcataagaaaatgggacaaagccgagcctgaagcctggctcgaccatatcgAAAAGGTCCTGACGATCTATCAGCCCTCTGCTGAAGGaatttctctgatcctgggacggcaccttgaagggaaaggtgccattgtATTCAATGCTTTCCCCattgaggatcaaggaaatcttgaccttgtctaagccattataaaagcttttgaaataactccctaCCGTTGGAGGAAatggtggagaaatatgcccaaggaatcaggacaaacctggtctgagtgaaTCTTCAAAAGACTCAGGCCCTAGAAACGAttgctagaatctctcaaagccactcgGTATGGAAAAATCCaactcttccagctcaaggactttttattttatgcccATGCCAGCTTTGCCACTCATTTATCTCGATAAGTTTGCACTATGACTTTGCATCGAGTGCTGCAGTTGCACTGTACATATGGGATACTCATTATTCCCATCTTAGTTGATGCTGAAAATTATATCCTCCTTgtctgcctcaaccaactcccagcaacctcacaagaatgggcacttTATTTGAAACCAGtatgtgggtattgtaagagaattgcacccccactgaacagtgctttGAAGGATGAGAATCAGCCAACCCTCTATGTCCTCCAACAGGATGCATATGAGCCACACCTGGGTTgtggacgaagggtaaagggcctgctccctcctatgggacagtgcCAGTTAAATACTATAGCCAGACTCATTGCCTGGCTTGCAAGGTCTATGGGCACTTCACctaatgggcaaaatgccctaataataataaatcaagtacgccTGCCCTTACCTTGTCAGCTACCAATCcaacatctttaggtcctccaaaaggtcccatttatgtggcacttcttTTTTGTAGGTGCCCTGCCAGCCAGGCAGGTATTCTGATGATTCTGGGCACAAATGTCCTcttaagggaagacaaagttcccagaggagctatcattaaccaatgtaaactcgtcacaattgagggtatccaTCACTtcaagatgatacttcctactgtcaagttgagggtcACGAGACCTCACAGATCTGAAATCTGTGACCTTGTAgtcgccagatacattcctggaggttatgacctcctcctgggacaggacttccagtccccatctaagttagaaCAATCCAGGGGTAGAAATCCCCCACATtgttcattaggcatgagtaagcctcaaacgcctgattttgttccactgccagtgccacctggtgagttgcagtggccacctccaccaAGATCGACTTCATCCCATTCAGGTACCCAGCCCTgcccccagtgccagtgccacacattacatagattgatccctccaggagatcctacttttgattcacaatctctccagtgtcacttgggtgcgcTGATCttgtgccaagctccatccatccaaatgtgttgagcaaattccaaatcagttATTAGTGCCTGATCACCTTAGTGCCGCCACCAGAGCACGgccctgatctccattccagagatcccagtccaggacctctctcttctcccggcttggctctgctaccaatgccggtaagagagacggatcctcccaaccacagcggaagctcactcAAAGGTGCAACCTCGCAACCCTTGtttgagctggtcattcttacctgtgAGCCTCTCATGCCGGCCACGACAGCTGCCACTCTGTCTCAGTCTGCCACAGACACAGCAGTGAGtaaaggattctgccatgtctcaaatggccaattaactcaaggaactgcaatgGATCATAGTAACAAGCTTGCAAAGCTATAGATCCCCTGTGTCAGCCGTCATGTTATACCAACACAGGTGGATTATTCTCCCCAGGAACGTTCCACCGATTCCCAGACCAAGAACCATCACTGTAAGAGAGGTCCATGGAGGAAACACCACAGgaatggataattccaggtagcaaAGAGATCCCCAATctctcctggcacccatgccaaaatggcacagtgccatcccttttcccatgaagactttggcacctctatccagaagaggatgtcagggtccttcactatctattttcttataacTCTATCCTTATTTTTCCCTTAACCATTTCCCTTCCctattttgattattactcacatttattttatgccttaccaaggcccccattttactttaatcccctctgcccATGCAGGGTACCCTTGACAGATATGCTAACTGTATAGGTCCTATGACCTCCCTTTTATGCCTACCGCAGTATGATGCATTTAAATACAATATGCCATTGCCATTAGCTATTATTAAATGattgccaacttggcacagtgccattatcgtagatgctGACAAATGATCCTGCAGGAGGGGTCGTGCCATTTGGCTACCTTCAcggccttcttgggctaaagaatgaacctagccattttccataggctaaggaatgtaatttcggcatatttaatcatcatcttttattaacaatcattgattactctgaatctatcacatattctctttgtgaatctctgtaataaatctcgggTATCAGACTCACGACCTGGTGTTTAATAGTACCCGAGTGGCACTGAGCCATTGTTCAAGTAtatggaaacacctaaccaagaccacgtttaccttactgtaatgcctcttcaaggcatgtgtgcaaaatttgtaattgattattattaagagggcatgaagtatctctagaatgaacctagtattaattcattgttctaactataccattacgttgtgaaaatactctgattaacgctgccttaactcaataggaatttaatgataaaaatgtcatttctagcagcaaatatttattctgcattaacgtaaatgtcagtgttgtttgcctcttgaaattaattgctatgcagaagtttaggttaaattataaggcaccaaagggaaatgagagagaagtaaaataaagtatttaagtgagtttgctcgctgataatcattctcacccagtctagggtgtgaatgctaacctGGATGGGGAGGTGCAATGGATGAAACCCATTTTCACATCTGTAACGTTAAtcgagaaggaaataaaaatgaacaccaattattaattactagaaccGTGGGTTTCCACTCcgccttttcataaacatttgccTAACTCCTCTCTCTGTTCAAGGTGACTTCTTTTAGGACTAATTCCAGGTGACTGTCGTACTTTCTCGGCATCAAGCAAGACAAGagaggagccaaaagagaaagttggccacCCCCCCttctgaaccctccacgagggttaactgatgccatgcagtcatcatagaaaatgtgacgaagattgacctttgtgccatctAGAAGAGAGGCGatgcgtaatccccgaaggttatttatagatgatgcaacagaaatcgagagagagaatgccctgaACATGACCtcaggacagatgtccttaccttggcTGTCCTTTTGAACTTCCCACGAGCGTGTTCGACCCCGGGCTCAAACCAGTAGACTTCTGTAGTGGctttttaattccctccttcatccccagcgccctattgaacgaggacaccatcatcttgacgaaggtagtGTGCCAGAATAAGGTCTCGTAGTCAGTCACAATCCCTGTTATTTCTCcacctgattttcatttattttccattgtgcagtcaccttcagtaatttgttagagcgttcagtgttaatgtaattatgcttTAGTactgaactgagttatttggcaccatctgtgcattcctcagtttccctttgagcgtcttattattattgcaagtaaccgtcttgcatattttgtagataggcctcgactgtggaatctctcggctcgaTTCATGTGCAGTTCCTTTTCCCCACTGCaatgttccctgttatgaagacattgtcagcgtagaatatttattctgtgtaggattcattattttagtggacccttgttattacctgcccagtaattagtcatccttctgatctgtgtttgttatgtaaagataattagttaagagaacccttgagtttacgtaatttttcccTCACATggagaaggccctaagccatagatttctcTTGTTTGGCTACatattgtcctaatattgagtccgatgtgtaataaaaaagagaactccctgcgttcatgcgttgccgcccagaatcaagtaagtatccctcagACATtcatgtagcaatatatatacatatatatatacacgcacacactcacacacacacacacacacacacacacacacatatatatatatatatatatatatatatatatatatatatatatatatatatatatatatatatatatatatatatatatatatatatatatatatatataagcacaggGTAGTGAGGTTGGATCATCCTTCAGATCAAGGTAAATAATACCATACCTTCATGAGACACCCattaaaaaacagaagaaaagagaatcaaatgaaaccaaaaaaaaaaaaaaagcaaaaggccTCGAGATAAGAAATGACGCAAACAACTGTGAaattcaaaagaaggaaaaacaatggAAACTTATAATGTATTCAAAGAAGTGAACCCAAAACGTAtttctttttcgtatatttttctaATAGATTTTTTTAGCTTTACgtcagcatatttttttctttctttcgaagATAAAGTCTGAGCTGAGTTGTTAATACATCCCCAAATAAACTTGAGCGATTCCCTCTTTGAGAGAAGTGTCATTTGTTAGTTATTTAACTGCTTACTTTCTTGCCGTTcccttactttttttcatttcttcggaTCTGAGCTAGAGAGGGCATTTGGTTCTCTTCTGTTCCTAAAACAATAATGGTAgcagtaataattaaaaaactgGATCTGAATTAGAGGTCATTTTCCACCTCTTTTATTCAGACTGAACCATTCCTCGTCTGTAACTTCGGTCATTCTAAAATAGTCAATGACTTCAAGTTATCAATATTCTAAGTAATATCCTTCTTtctaattttattgtatataaacaaGGTTTCCCTATAATTAACGTTGgttcttttgtcattttaaaatttatttattcaaatattttcttattattatttgctgtgaTTGACTGTTTCCATATTTCATTATCCCCTTACTCAATTTTTTCACATGAGGAATTCTGTTCTGCGAATGATTACTTTGCAAGCTAATGTCCTTTAAGATATTGTCTTAATGAATTCCAacaaattatgaataacaatacattagtaataataatatcaatattatcagcctatttaaacaagtaaaaatgcaccgaagtttcttcagagcaatcgagttttctgtacagcgtataatcaaagacaccgaaaatagatctatctttcggtagcctcggtataatgctgtaggagccgcggcccatgaaactttaaccacggctcgatgatggcctatcctatatagctgccagaagcacgaatgtggttaattttaaccttaaataaaataaaaactactgaggctagagggctgcaatttggtatgtttgatggctggagggtggatgagcaacataccagtttgcagccctctaacctcagtgcggatggacagacaaagccggcacaatagttttcttttacggacaaCTAAAACCTGAAACCTTCAGTCTTAAGAAACTATGACAGCATTCCGCCCTATGTTTAGTTGTCAACAAGTTTTCCCTTTCATCTCTTGCATGAATTATGCAATTCAAATGCGCAGCTTTCATCTTATTACAAAATTGTGACTTTCATcgaaatttatgttaaatttaaactCTTTATTCTTGATTTACAAAGGAGTAAACGGAATTATGTTACTGTGATTTCATCTGGGATCTTTCACAAGAATAACTTtttcataagagaaaaataagacagaTCAACGttatagtttttattagttttctttaaaaggaaactattgagatgtctatttgtctgtccgtccgcactttctctgtccgccctcagatcttaaaaactaccgaggctagagggctgcaaattggtatgttcatcatccaccctctaatcatcaaacataccaaattgcagccctctagccttaatagactttattttatttaaggttaaagttgagcATAATCGtttgtctggcaccgctataagtgccaacaacacaggccaccaccgggccgtggctgaacatttcatgagccgcggctgagagtttcctggtttcatacagcattatacgatgtgcagaaaactagactgcgccgaagaaacttcggcacatttttactgtttttcgtTAGACCCTTAGACAGAGATGAATGATATTCAGGACCGTTTGTTTTGTTATTCAATgcatgatgaagatgatgaagaacattgaggcaaataaataaaatggaatgaagtaggaaGTAACATtagtaaatgaaagaattattcTTTGAAATGCAAAACCTAGAGTCGTTGAAAGAACGGCAAAACAGACCAGCTCTCGCTGAGTGGAATAGTTGGGGCTGATATTCAACCTCTAATTCCATTGGTATACCTTAAGTAATCCTTTTTACTTTGACTGAAGGTAATGGACCAATAAGTCCAAAGCTGCCTTCATCATGTCAGTGCACTTTAATTTAATTGATGGATATATTACTTTTTGTAAGGCATTGTTAACCTTAATAAAGTTTCTCCTAAATGCCATTGTCTCGAATGCATTCATTGAACCTAAAAAATGGTATGTATTCCCTAATCAAAATGTTCAACTTAGGAAAGTAAACAGCTGGTTGACGGCATAACTGGCATCCTTGGAGATTCACCAGAAGCAATTACATAATACCGAATATAAACAACCAAGAATTTCTCTTATCCATGCAGCCCTCTCGGGACAAAGGGAGAAAGATACGAACGGGAGATTATTCTGGAGTACCGACGTTATATTTGCAATGCAAAGGAGACAGAGAACTAGAAACCAGAAACCTTTCTGGATATGAccgttttctttttatgattaatCAATCGAAGTCCGTTGTGGAGGGAAGAGTTTCCTGACTATTTGGCCGTTCGCAAGGGCTGAGGTCATTGGGAAGTGAGAACGAAGATTAATAAAACGCACATTGGATATCTCTCCGAATTAACCGTTATCCCTAACCGGGtaaccaccccaccccctccaccaataaaagaaataaaaacaaaaaggtctTCCTTTCCGTAGCTTTTCCCTTCAATCAAAGTTTTAACACCAGTAGGTTAATAAGCTTTCTTGAGAGCCGTGAAATTCCACAGCGGAAAACAGACTGAATTCCAGGGATTGAAATCTGCAAATTTGTTCTTATCTTTCATATTTGCATGAAAATCTGACATACTAAATAGTCTTCTTTGTTTTCAAGGTatgaatgtaacaaaagaaatgTAGATGTGTGGAAAATATCCCTGAGTACCCACCATATTTAAgagaaatttcagtttttattgataaatcagTTTATCGCCACCGAATTAATAAATCCCGATGATGAAAATTTCTCAGGATTTAACGAAGAAGGAT
Coding sequences:
- the LOC136831079 gene encoding uncharacterized protein, whose amino-acid sequence is MGLEPVDFCSGFLIPSFISSALLNEATIILTKVQERVDGAKAEREADGRAQEKREEKEKQEKEKERKAQEKQEEAERQEKEKKRLAEDKREEAERQEKEKERPAQEKREEDAYEPHLGCGRRVKGLLPPMGQCQLNTIARLIAWLARCPASQAGILMILGTNVLLREDKVPRGAIINQCKLVTIEGIHHFKMILPTVKLRVTRPHRSEICDLVVARYIPGGYDLLLGQDFQSPSKLEQSRGRNPPHCSLGMSKPQTPDFVPLPVPPGELQWPPPPRSTSSHSGTQPCPQCQCHTLHRLIPPGDPTFDSQSLQCHLVPPPEHGPDLHSRDPSPGPLSSPGLALLPMPVRETDPPNHSGSSLKGATSQPLFELVILTCEPLMPATTAATLSQSATDTAVSKGFCHVSNGQLTQGTAMDHSNKLAKL